One Paraglaciecola mesophila genomic region harbors:
- the map gene encoding type I methionyl aminopeptidase, with translation MQVNIKTIEEIELMRSSGRLLAQVFHMLDDFVQEGVSTLEINNQVDDFIRNTLNARPASVGQYGYQFALNSSVNEVVCHGVPRDSYRLKSRDIINLDITLEKNGFITDSSKMYVMTEADPLAKRLVKTTYEAMWAGINKVKPGATLGDIGAAIQTLAEGKGYSVVKEFCGHGIGREMHEEPQVLHYGKPATGISLQPGMTFTIEPMINQGKAKTKTKKDGWTVITADKKLSAQWEHTILVTQTGYEVLTLRQEEADLV, from the coding sequence ATGCAAGTAAATATAAAAACCATAGAAGAAATTGAGTTGATGCGCTCGTCAGGAAGACTTCTAGCGCAAGTCTTTCACATGCTAGACGATTTTGTGCAAGAAGGGGTGTCTACGTTAGAGATTAACAATCAAGTCGATGACTTTATTCGAAATACCTTAAATGCAAGACCCGCAAGTGTAGGGCAATACGGCTATCAATTCGCGTTAAACTCTTCCGTAAACGAAGTGGTTTGTCATGGTGTACCGCGTGATAGCTACCGGCTTAAATCACGAGATATTATTAACCTAGACATCACACTTGAGAAGAATGGCTTTATCACTGACTCTAGCAAAATGTACGTAATGACGGAGGCTGACCCTCTGGCCAAACGCCTTGTTAAAACGACCTACGAGGCTATGTGGGCAGGTATTAACAAAGTAAAGCCAGGAGCGACGTTAGGGGATATTGGCGCAGCAATACAAACCTTAGCAGAGGGAAAAGGTTATTCTGTGGTCAAAGAGTTTTGTGGGCACGGGATAGGCCGAGAAATGCATGAAGAGCCGCAAGTGCTTCACTATGGAAAGCCAGCAACAGGAATATCCTTGCAACCGGGCATGACGTTTACCATTGAACCAATGATTAACCAAGGCAAGGCGAAAACTAAGACCAAGAAAGACGGCTGGACAGTGATTACCGCTGATAAAAAGCTTTCTGCTCAGTGGGAGCACACTATTTTGGTCACGCAGACGGGTTATGAGGTGTTAACGCTTAGACAAGAGGAAGCGGACCTCGTTTAG